One region of Bactrocera neohumeralis isolate Rockhampton chromosome 5, APGP_CSIRO_Bneo_wtdbg2-racon-allhic-juicebox.fasta_v2, whole genome shotgun sequence genomic DNA includes:
- the LOC126758433 gene encoding DNA N6-methyl adenine demethylase isoform X1, whose product MASIETEMPPMHAAETGGVAGGGVADNGSNNSNGNANGGNNAAAVVSSGPHSNGSGVGDAGQPGTNSNNNTISAAADSSDNQPGTPQPPTNGQLIANNEQQQQQLGHNPYAMYSSVATTTNGNVGLPHMYGSSIYATAGSQPDMQQQQQQQPPYPSYLNSFEQFYQQQQQQQQQQQHQAGAAMDYGLMYGAGGNSNGSSDYKSNQSAVSNVRYHPYLNNPTSCSTGDGNNRNGTPENNTNGGTLPLPQSSTAVSTTTNSLSPRLVSSSSPTSTSTHMQLSGSSTTGSPGGNCKLQCKKCGLMCASDNELQEHITNVHGASPYGSSGYSSSPYIKEELSSGSQQQSTATQGGNPGELLDLDSQKMVYPPAPGSIQSLLHHPHQMHEPAGGSDPLHSMHSMQQRALPGWEQPQPPNNGMQEGMPAYMQQQSTQPQPGQQQTDLSGKPPHANQSPYYSPKQSPYHVPGSMPNGATGMSIKQEYGLIKTEYPDSQNYVDKSFDPTVTADICQQPPPSVQQQQMMPVSSSPAEFPTTTTGPQDPQQQYRGFEPPSSSSVNPVSLPTKAATWKSNEARRPKTYNCTACNKWFTSSGHLKRHYNTTLHKNAVKSSGQPDPATLPISAHHHPTRDPTTTTKSHSRRNNASAAAAAAAAAAAAAQQQQPPAPVQPPEPPRNSPDFAQGAGMGMSQYSASPSPTQQMQMNGVPYGANPGGYQPQQQQSQYLNQVQSSTNSHSPSHINVPGISPNNSQTVLNGHPNGLAGPSAPVTPQPMPSSHTRGLLNKTTTTTTKSEPLEDNYPHNSNSNNSTMHIRSPQQETESDTDPELDNTLSSEERDRSQMDMEMLQQQQQLQLEEEAAATAAVAAEQAQEAEVQLQRHRQAQADLEQGEELQVFHHQLLEELEGPQRHYHNTTPTLNPASEHSMRPLSPLITSHQHYHQEQLQRPPGMVDNIFSPMQPPAAVTMPANIMDPQYNILPLGINTPPLLSSSMQLLPPQQPITSTSTATMVNMGSIHMLHSRHHTQQAEPEQPERLVLPSMRSMLLNNTSIQSPVDHINSITPQLLPPITTTTQQLLPPLQQQPQLHTTNTIPSFQQLQQESELAPLEPTMTYHTTIGNETAMSSEDGEVITINSSNSSNESNDYIHLSTMDPYNGMQPQQMITADGQLLQFMPSSLMGQPFFALPPHTTLRESYPRSPQEGDLPPAHTILGNGVNMQEHLYLQEPSQTMDSGAVAPYSPKTELASPDTTSKSDINTTVTNQNDESDSSTAGNNTNIIDTTTENTTANGRKNATKKVAKPRRPTKRQSASKRKISPSQCTTTPRSITLPNGRVKCLECDKEFSKNCYLTQHNKSFHSGEYPYRCVTCGKRFAEPEVHRVHNSRHQATDKPHKCDQCPKQFHHKTDLRRHIEAIHTGMKQHVCPLCNKGFCRRDHLRKHVETHSRPRVVARRVLNAIVAEGLFDMTELEKPYRPYENDTTTETKDEEQDQNNTSSGQDQCTEPKQPKAKRRKKNSNVKTEPVEMPPPLYTAPRARATSTAVSGELDENSYLISSTDESYIDEDSLIIEDHELEDENNYIIKEEPYVDGMPYAEAMPEKQLSAFF is encoded by the coding sequence ATGGCCTCAATTGAAACAGAGATGCCGCCGATGCATGCGGCTGAGACCGGTGGCGTGGCCGGTGGCGGTGTAGCCGACAATGGCAGCAATAACAGCAACGGCAACGCTAATGGCGGCAACAATGCCGCAGCAGTCGTCTCTAGCGGACCACATTCGAACGGTAGCGGTGTCGGCGATGCCGGACAACCGGGCACGAATAGCAATAATAATACGATCAGCGCGGCTGCAGACTCCAGCGATAACCAGCCGGGCACACCGCAGCCACCCACTAATGGCCAATTAATTGCCAACaacgaacagcaacaacaacagttgggTCACAATCCCTACGCCATGTACAGTTCGGTGGCGACCACAACGAATGGCAACGTCGGCTTGCCACATATGTACGGTAGCAGCATTTACGCTACAGCTGGCAGCCAACCAGatatgcagcagcagcagcaacagcaaccacCATATCCCAGCTATCTGAACTCATTCGAGCAGTTCtaccaacagcagcagcagcagcaacaacaacagcaacatcaagCGGGGGCTGCCATGGATTATGGACTGATGTATGGCGCTGGTGGCAACAGCAATGGCAGCAGCGACTACAAGTCCAACCAGTCGGCAGTTAGCAATGTGCGCTATCACCCCTACCTCAACAACCCGACTTCATGCAGCACCGGTGACGGCAACAATCGCAACGGCACGCCGGAAAATAATACTAACGGCGGCACGTTACCGCTGCCACAAAGCAGCACCGCCGTGTCGACCACCACCAATTCGCTGAGCCCACGCTTAGTCAGCTCCAGCAGTCCAACATCGACTTCGACACACATGCAGTTAAGCGGTAGCTCTACAACCGGTTCGCCGGGCGGCAACTGCAAACTACAATGCAAGAAATGTGGACTCATGTGCGCCAGCGACAATGAGCTGCAAGAGCATATTACCAATGTGCATGGCGCCTCGCCATATGGCAGCAGCGGCTACTCCAGCTCGCCGTACATAAAGGAGGAACTCTCTTCGGGCTCGCAACAGCAGTCCACAGCCACACAGGGCGGCAATCCGGGTGAGCTACTAGATTTGGATTCACAAAAGATGGTTTATCCGCCCGCACCGGGCAGCATACAATCACTGCTACATCATCCACACCAAATGCATGAGCCAGCAGGTGGCAGCGATCCACTGCACTCCATGCACAGCATGCAACAACGCGCTCTACCCGGTTGGGAGCAACCACAGCCGCCAAATAATGGCATGCAGGAGGGTATGCCAGCCTACATGCAGCAACAGTCCACACAACCGCAGCCAGGCCAACAGCAGACTGACTTGAGCGGCAAGCCACCGCATGCGAATCAATCGCCGTATTACTCGCCCAAACAGTCGCCTTATCATGTGCCAGGCAGCATGCCGAACGGCGCAACTGGCATGTCTATAAAACAAGAATATGGCTTGATCAAAACTGAGTACCCCGACTCACAGAATTATGTGGATAAGTCTTTCGATCCCACTGTAACCGCTGATATATGTCAACAACCCCCGCCCTccgtacaacaacagcaaatgatGCCGGTTTCCTCAAGCCCAGCTGAGTTTCCTACGACCACAACTGGGCCACAGGATCCGCAACAGCAGTATCGTGGCTTTGAGCCACCCTCTTCGTCATCCGTTAATCCAGTCAGTTTGCCTACTAAGGCCGCCACTTGGAAGTCGAATGAGGCAcgtcggccgaagacatacaacTGTACCGCTTGCAACAAGTGGTTCACTAGCTCGGGACACCTGAAGCGTCATTACAATACCACCTTGCACAAGAACGCAGTCAAGTCTAGCGGTCAGCCAGATCCAGCAACGCTGCCAATATCTGCGCACCATCATCCGACACGTGATCCAACCACAACAACTAAGTCACACAGCCGGCGTAATAACGCTAGTGccgctgcagcagcagcagctgccgccgccgccgccgcacaacaacagcaaccaccAGCACCGGTGCAGCCACCCGAACCGCCTAGAAATTCGCCGGACTTTGCACAGGGTGCGGGTATGGGCATGTCGCAGTACTCCGCTTCACCATCGCCGACACAACAAATGCAGATGAACGGTGTACCGTATGGCGCCAACCCAGGCGGCTAtcagccacaacaacagcaatcgcAATACTTAAATCAAGTGCAGTCATCGACGAATAGTCATTCGCCCAGCCATATAAATGTGCCGGGTATCTCGCCAAACAACTCACAAACCGTCTTGAACGGTCACCCAAACGGGTTAGCAGGTCCCTCCGCCCCAGTAACACCACAACCAATGCCGTCCTCCCACACGAGGGGCCTGCTGAACAAAACAACAACCACTACCACAAAGAGCGAACCCTTGGAGGACAACTACCcgcacaacagcaacagcaacaacagcacaatGCACATTCGCTCGCCACAGCAGGAAACGGAATCGGACACGGATCCGGAGTTGGACAACACGCTGTCGTCGGAGGAGCGGGATCGCTCCCAAATGGACATGGAAatgctgcagcagcagcaacagctacAACTGGAAGAGgaggcagcagcaacagcagcagtggCAGCGGAACAGGCACAGGAGGCCGAGGTACAGTTACAACGCCACCGTCAGGCACAGGCGGATCTGGAGCAGGGGGAGGAATTGCAGGTTTTCCACCATCAGCTGTTGGAGGAATTGGAGGGGCCGCAACGGCATTATCACAACACAACGCCCACGCTCAATCCGGCGTCGGAGCACAGCATGCGACCGCTATCGCCCCTTATTACCTCCCACCAGCACTACCACCAGGAGCAGCTGCAGCGTCCGCCGGGAATGGTGGACAACATTTTCTCTCCCATGCAGCCGCCAGCGGCAGTCACTATGCCAGCCAATATAATGGATCCCCAATACAACATCCTACCTTTGGGTATCAACACGCCGCCGCTGCTCAGCAGCAGTATGCAGCTGCTGCCGCCGCAGCAGCCCATCACCAGCACCAGCACAGCTACTATGGTCAATATGGGCAGCATCCATATGCTGCACAGCCGCCACCACACCCAGCAAGCGGAGCCGGAACAGCCGGAGCGGCTGGTGTTACCATCCATGCGCAGTATGCTGCTCAACAATACCAGCATACAGTCGCCGGTGGACCACATCAATTCCATCACGCCGCAGCTGCTGCCGCCCATCACCACCACCACACAGCagctgctgccgccgctgcagcagcagccgcaGCTGCACACCACCAACACCATTCCATCATTCCAGCAGCTGCAGCAGGAGTCGGAGCTGGCGCCGCTGGAGCCCACAATGACTTATCACACTACTATTGGTAATGAGACGGCAATGTCTAGCGAAGATGGAGAAGTGATTACCATTAACAGCAGTAATAGCAGTAACGAAAGTAACGACTACATACACTTGTCCACAATGGATCCGTACAACGGAATGCAACCACAGCAGATGATCACCGCTGACGGGCAATTACTACAGTTTATGCCCTCTTCACTCATGGGTCAGCCGTTCTTTGCATTGCCTCCGCATACCACTTTACGTGAGTCATATCCACGTTCACCGCAAGAGGGCGACTTGCCGCCGGCTCATACGATTTTAGGCAATGGTGTGAACATGCAAGAGCACCTGTACCTACAAGAGCCATCGCAGACAATGGACAGCGGTGCAGTTGCACCGTATTCACCAAAAACTGAACTGGCCAGCCCGGACACGACCAGTAAAAGCGATATTAATACAACCGTTACAAACCAAAATGATGAAAGCGACAGCTCTACCGCTGGCAACAATACCAATATAATCGACACAACCACCGAGAACACCACCGCGAACGGCCGAAAAAACGCCACCAAAAAAGTTGCGAAACCACGTAGACCAACTAAGCGTCAAAGCGCATCAAAACGGAAGATTTCGCCCTCCCAATGCACCACTACGCCCCGCTCCATCACGTTACCGAATGGTCGTGTCAAATGTCTGGAATGCGATAAGGAGTTCTCCAAAAACTGTTACCTCACTCAACACAACAAGAGCTTCCACTCCGGTGAGTACCCATACCGTTGTGTTACCTGCGGTAAGCGCTTTGCTGAACCGGAGGTTCATCGTGTGCATAACTCACGACATCAAGCCACCGATAAGCCACACAAATGTGATCAATGCCCGAAACAATTTCACCACAAGACCGACTTACGTCGGCACATTGAAGCCATACACACGGGCATGAAACAGCATGTCTGTCCATTGTGTAATAAGGGCTTCTGTCGTAGAGATCATTTGCGTAAGCATGTTGAGACACATTCGCGTCCCAGAGTAGTCGCCAGACGTGTGCTTAATGCCATAGTTGCAGAGGGCTTATTTGATATGACGGAACTGGAGAAACCATACAGACCATATGAAAATGACACGACTACCGAGACGAAAGACGAAGAACAAGACCAAAATAACACTAGCTCAGGCCAGGACCAGTGCACAGAACCGAAACAACCCAAGGCTAAGAGGCGAAAAAAGAATAGTAATGTTAAGACCGAGCCAGTTGAGATGCCACCACCACTATATACAGCACCAAGAGCGCGTGCAACGTCGACGGCTGTAAGTGGTGAATTAGACGAGAACAGCTACTTAATAAGTTCGACTGACGAGAGTTACATAGATGAAGATAGTTTGATTATCGAAGATCACGAGTTAGAagatgaaaataattatataattaaggAGGAACCATATGTAGATGGTATGCCATATGCAGAAGCTATGCCAGAAAAGCAGCTGTCAGCCTTCTTTTGA
- the LOC126758433 gene encoding DNA N6-methyl adenine demethylase isoform X2 codes for MASIETEMPPMHAAETGGVAGGGVADNGSNNSNGNANGGNNAAAVVSSGPHSNGSGVGDAGQPGTNSNNNTISAAADSSDNQPGTPQPPTNGQLIANNEQQQQQLGHNPYAMYSSVATTTNGNVGLPHMYGSSIYATAGSQPDMQQQQQQQPPYPSYLNSFEQFYQQQQQQQQQQQHQAGAAMDYGLMYGAGGNSNGSSDYKSNQSAVSNVRYHPYLNNPTSCSTGDGNNRNGTPENNTNGGTLPLPQSSTAVSTTTNSLSPRLVSSSSPTSTSTHMQLSGSSTTGSPGGNCKLQCKKCGLMCASDNELQEHITNVHGASPYGSSGYSSSPYIKEELSSGSQQQSTATQGGNPGELLDLDSQKMVYPPAPGSIQSLLHHPHQMHEPAGGSDPLHSMHSMQQRALPGWEQPQPPNNGMQEGMPAYMQQQSTQPQPGQQQTDLSGKPPHANQSPYYSPKQSPYHVPGSMPNGATGMSIKQEYGLIKTEYPDSQNYVDKSFDPTVTADICQQPPPSVQQQQMMPVSSSPAEFPTTTTGPQDPQQQYRGFEPPSSSSVNPVSLPTKAATWKSNEARRPKTYNCTACNKWFTSSGHLKRHYNTTLHKNAVKSSGQPDPATLPISAHHHPTRDPTTTTKSHSRRNNASAAAAAAAAAAAAAQQQQPPAPVQPPEPPRNSPDFAQGAGMGMSQYSASPSPTQQMQMNGVPYGANPGGYQPQQQQSQYLNQVQSSTNSHSPSHINVPGISPNNSQTVLNGHPNGLAGPSAPVTPQPMPSSHTRGLLNKTTTTTTKSEPLEDNYPHNSNSNNSTMHIRSPQQETESDTDPELDNTLSSEERDRSQMDMEMLQQQQQLQLEEEAAATAAVAAEQAQEAEVQLQRHRQAQADLEQGEELQVFHHQLLEELEGPQRHYHNTTPTLNPASEHSMRPLSPLITSHQHYHQEQLQRPPGMVDNIFSPMQPPAAVTMPANIMDPQYNILPLGINTPPLLSSSMQLLPPQQPITSTSTATMVNMGSIHMLHSRHHTQQAEPEQPERLVLPSMRSMLLNNTSIQSPVDHINSITPQLLPPITTTTQQLLPPLQQQPQLHTTNTIPSFQQLQQESELAPLEPTMTYHTTIGNETAMSSEDGEVITINSSNSSNESNDYIHLSTMDPYNGMQPQQMITADGQLLQFMPSSLMGQPFFALPPHTTLRESYPRSPQEGDLPPAHTILGNGVNMQEHLYLQEPSQTMDSGAVAPYSPKTELASPDTTSKSDINTTVTNQNDESDSSTAGNNTNIIDTTTENTTANGRKNATKKVAKPRRPTKRQSASKRKISPSQCTTTPRSITLPNGRVKCLECDKEFSKNCYLTQHNKSFHSVIIARGY; via the coding sequence ATGGCCTCAATTGAAACAGAGATGCCGCCGATGCATGCGGCTGAGACCGGTGGCGTGGCCGGTGGCGGTGTAGCCGACAATGGCAGCAATAACAGCAACGGCAACGCTAATGGCGGCAACAATGCCGCAGCAGTCGTCTCTAGCGGACCACATTCGAACGGTAGCGGTGTCGGCGATGCCGGACAACCGGGCACGAATAGCAATAATAATACGATCAGCGCGGCTGCAGACTCCAGCGATAACCAGCCGGGCACACCGCAGCCACCCACTAATGGCCAATTAATTGCCAACaacgaacagcaacaacaacagttgggTCACAATCCCTACGCCATGTACAGTTCGGTGGCGACCACAACGAATGGCAACGTCGGCTTGCCACATATGTACGGTAGCAGCATTTACGCTACAGCTGGCAGCCAACCAGatatgcagcagcagcagcaacagcaaccacCATATCCCAGCTATCTGAACTCATTCGAGCAGTTCtaccaacagcagcagcagcagcaacaacaacagcaacatcaagCGGGGGCTGCCATGGATTATGGACTGATGTATGGCGCTGGTGGCAACAGCAATGGCAGCAGCGACTACAAGTCCAACCAGTCGGCAGTTAGCAATGTGCGCTATCACCCCTACCTCAACAACCCGACTTCATGCAGCACCGGTGACGGCAACAATCGCAACGGCACGCCGGAAAATAATACTAACGGCGGCACGTTACCGCTGCCACAAAGCAGCACCGCCGTGTCGACCACCACCAATTCGCTGAGCCCACGCTTAGTCAGCTCCAGCAGTCCAACATCGACTTCGACACACATGCAGTTAAGCGGTAGCTCTACAACCGGTTCGCCGGGCGGCAACTGCAAACTACAATGCAAGAAATGTGGACTCATGTGCGCCAGCGACAATGAGCTGCAAGAGCATATTACCAATGTGCATGGCGCCTCGCCATATGGCAGCAGCGGCTACTCCAGCTCGCCGTACATAAAGGAGGAACTCTCTTCGGGCTCGCAACAGCAGTCCACAGCCACACAGGGCGGCAATCCGGGTGAGCTACTAGATTTGGATTCACAAAAGATGGTTTATCCGCCCGCACCGGGCAGCATACAATCACTGCTACATCATCCACACCAAATGCATGAGCCAGCAGGTGGCAGCGATCCACTGCACTCCATGCACAGCATGCAACAACGCGCTCTACCCGGTTGGGAGCAACCACAGCCGCCAAATAATGGCATGCAGGAGGGTATGCCAGCCTACATGCAGCAACAGTCCACACAACCGCAGCCAGGCCAACAGCAGACTGACTTGAGCGGCAAGCCACCGCATGCGAATCAATCGCCGTATTACTCGCCCAAACAGTCGCCTTATCATGTGCCAGGCAGCATGCCGAACGGCGCAACTGGCATGTCTATAAAACAAGAATATGGCTTGATCAAAACTGAGTACCCCGACTCACAGAATTATGTGGATAAGTCTTTCGATCCCACTGTAACCGCTGATATATGTCAACAACCCCCGCCCTccgtacaacaacagcaaatgatGCCGGTTTCCTCAAGCCCAGCTGAGTTTCCTACGACCACAACTGGGCCACAGGATCCGCAACAGCAGTATCGTGGCTTTGAGCCACCCTCTTCGTCATCCGTTAATCCAGTCAGTTTGCCTACTAAGGCCGCCACTTGGAAGTCGAATGAGGCAcgtcggccgaagacatacaacTGTACCGCTTGCAACAAGTGGTTCACTAGCTCGGGACACCTGAAGCGTCATTACAATACCACCTTGCACAAGAACGCAGTCAAGTCTAGCGGTCAGCCAGATCCAGCAACGCTGCCAATATCTGCGCACCATCATCCGACACGTGATCCAACCACAACAACTAAGTCACACAGCCGGCGTAATAACGCTAGTGccgctgcagcagcagcagctgccgccgccgccgccgcacaacaacagcaaccaccAGCACCGGTGCAGCCACCCGAACCGCCTAGAAATTCGCCGGACTTTGCACAGGGTGCGGGTATGGGCATGTCGCAGTACTCCGCTTCACCATCGCCGACACAACAAATGCAGATGAACGGTGTACCGTATGGCGCCAACCCAGGCGGCTAtcagccacaacaacagcaatcgcAATACTTAAATCAAGTGCAGTCATCGACGAATAGTCATTCGCCCAGCCATATAAATGTGCCGGGTATCTCGCCAAACAACTCACAAACCGTCTTGAACGGTCACCCAAACGGGTTAGCAGGTCCCTCCGCCCCAGTAACACCACAACCAATGCCGTCCTCCCACACGAGGGGCCTGCTGAACAAAACAACAACCACTACCACAAAGAGCGAACCCTTGGAGGACAACTACCcgcacaacagcaacagcaacaacagcacaatGCACATTCGCTCGCCACAGCAGGAAACGGAATCGGACACGGATCCGGAGTTGGACAACACGCTGTCGTCGGAGGAGCGGGATCGCTCCCAAATGGACATGGAAatgctgcagcagcagcaacagctacAACTGGAAGAGgaggcagcagcaacagcagcagtggCAGCGGAACAGGCACAGGAGGCCGAGGTACAGTTACAACGCCACCGTCAGGCACAGGCGGATCTGGAGCAGGGGGAGGAATTGCAGGTTTTCCACCATCAGCTGTTGGAGGAATTGGAGGGGCCGCAACGGCATTATCACAACACAACGCCCACGCTCAATCCGGCGTCGGAGCACAGCATGCGACCGCTATCGCCCCTTATTACCTCCCACCAGCACTACCACCAGGAGCAGCTGCAGCGTCCGCCGGGAATGGTGGACAACATTTTCTCTCCCATGCAGCCGCCAGCGGCAGTCACTATGCCAGCCAATATAATGGATCCCCAATACAACATCCTACCTTTGGGTATCAACACGCCGCCGCTGCTCAGCAGCAGTATGCAGCTGCTGCCGCCGCAGCAGCCCATCACCAGCACCAGCACAGCTACTATGGTCAATATGGGCAGCATCCATATGCTGCACAGCCGCCACCACACCCAGCAAGCGGAGCCGGAACAGCCGGAGCGGCTGGTGTTACCATCCATGCGCAGTATGCTGCTCAACAATACCAGCATACAGTCGCCGGTGGACCACATCAATTCCATCACGCCGCAGCTGCTGCCGCCCATCACCACCACCACACAGCagctgctgccgccgctgcagcagcagccgcaGCTGCACACCACCAACACCATTCCATCATTCCAGCAGCTGCAGCAGGAGTCGGAGCTGGCGCCGCTGGAGCCCACAATGACTTATCACACTACTATTGGTAATGAGACGGCAATGTCTAGCGAAGATGGAGAAGTGATTACCATTAACAGCAGTAATAGCAGTAACGAAAGTAACGACTACATACACTTGTCCACAATGGATCCGTACAACGGAATGCAACCACAGCAGATGATCACCGCTGACGGGCAATTACTACAGTTTATGCCCTCTTCACTCATGGGTCAGCCGTTCTTTGCATTGCCTCCGCATACCACTTTACGTGAGTCATATCCACGTTCACCGCAAGAGGGCGACTTGCCGCCGGCTCATACGATTTTAGGCAATGGTGTGAACATGCAAGAGCACCTGTACCTACAAGAGCCATCGCAGACAATGGACAGCGGTGCAGTTGCACCGTATTCACCAAAAACTGAACTGGCCAGCCCGGACACGACCAGTAAAAGCGATATTAATACAACCGTTACAAACCAAAATGATGAAAGCGACAGCTCTACCGCTGGCAACAATACCAATATAATCGACACAACCACCGAGAACACCACCGCGAACGGCCGAAAAAACGCCACCAAAAAAGTTGCGAAACCACGTAGACCAACTAAGCGTCAAAGCGCATCAAAACGGAAGATTTCGCCCTCCCAATGCACCACTACGCCCCGCTCCATCACGTTACCGAATGGTCGTGTCAAATGTCTGGAATGCGATAAGGAGTTCTCCAAAAACTGTTACCTCACTCAACACAACAAGAGCTTCCACTCCG